Proteins from a genomic interval of Salmo trutta chromosome 39, fSalTru1.1, whole genome shotgun sequence:
- the LOC115179683 gene encoding putative methyltransferase DDB_G0268948 codes for MLLSLQKERPFDLAVDVGCGSGQGTLLLAPHVTQVIGTDISPAQLEVALANSSAPNIFYRQCPAEELPFADGGADLVTSMTAAHWFDRPRFLQEADRLLKPRGCLALISYTLDMDLEYGQHSHTLTDICHQFYKNLLPFPSAHIGTTTVPLYKQMYDSCPYPDKEWHECLRMRRPMPLSGYIGMVETFSSYQALLKQDPVEAYRFSQDFRNRLLSVMGESNPDTEITVVVKYFYWLACKPAAA; via the exons ATGTTATTGTCACTTCAGAAAGAAAGGCCGTTTGACCTTGCCGTGGACGTAGGCTGTGGCTCGGGACAGGGGACACTTCTACTGGCCCCTCACGTTACCCAGGTGATCGGGACAGACATCAGCCCCGCCCagctggaggtggctctggccaATAGCAGCGCCCCAAATATCTTCTACAG GCAGTGTCCTGCAGAGGAGTTACCGTTTGCTGACGGCGGGGCAGACTTGGTGACGTCCATGACCGCGGCCCACTGGTTCGACCGCCCGCGGTTCCTCCAGGAGGCAGACAGGCTGCTGAAGCCCAGAGGGTGTCTGGCCCTGATCAGTTATACCCTGGACATGGACCTGGAGTACGGACAACACTCCCACACTCTTACTGACATCTGTCATCAG TTCTACAAGAACCTGCTGCCATTTCCCAGTGCCCACATAGGTACTACCACTGTCCCTCTCTACAAACAGATGTATGACTCATGCCCGTACCCAGACAAAGAGTG GCATGAGTGTCTGCGGATGAGGAGACCGATGCCTCTGAGTGGCTACATCGGCATGGTGGAGACCTTCTCTAGCTATCAGGCGTTGCTGAAGCAGGATCCAGTGGAAGCCTACAGGTTCTCCCAGGACTTCAGGAACAG GTTGCTGTCTGTGATGGGGGAGTCGAATCCAGACACAGAGATCACAGTGGTGGTCAAGTATTTCTACTGGCTGGCCTGCAAACCTGCTGCAGCCTGA